A genomic region of Dendrosporobacter quercicolus contains the following coding sequences:
- a CDS encoding 5-methyltetrahydropteroyltriglutamate--homocysteine S-methyltransferase, with amino-acid sequence MRNQLTGGKRSAPPFRYDIVGSFLRTAEIRAARRNFENGQITAEQLCRIEDEEIAKLVAKQQALGLKAVTDGEFRRSWWHLDFFLGIQGTEKISLNQGMNLQGARTKAESFRVVDQLEFQCHPMLAHFQYLRTLAVGVIPKLTIPSPALFHFVQGYHENTVYKSNEQLLHDIVKVYQAAIQAFYHAGCRYLQLDDTAWGALCSPRHRAHLTERGIDPDQLARDYVRLINASIAGRPADMAITLHICRGNFHSSWFGAGGYEPIAGELFGNANVDGFFLEYDNERSGDFKPLRFIKKQLVVLGLVTTKHGGLESKEMLKARLAEASQYLHLEQLCLSPQCGFASTEEGNILTEEEQWDKLRLVIETANEIWTD; translated from the coding sequence ATGCGTAATCAGCTTACCGGCGGCAAAAGATCAGCGCCGCCTTTCCGTTATGATATTGTGGGCAGTTTTCTCCGTACCGCTGAAATAAGAGCAGCCCGCCGCAACTTTGAAAATGGTCAGATTACGGCTGAGCAGCTTTGCCGAATTGAAGATGAGGAGATTGCAAAGCTTGTCGCCAAACAACAGGCGTTGGGCCTCAAGGCTGTTACTGACGGGGAATTTCGCCGTTCCTGGTGGCACCTCGATTTCTTTTTAGGCATTCAGGGTACCGAGAAAATCAGTCTAAATCAAGGTATGAATCTGCAAGGCGCCAGAACCAAGGCGGAAAGTTTCCGGGTTGTTGATCAGCTGGAATTTCAATGTCATCCGATGCTTGCGCATTTTCAATATTTGCGGACTCTGGCTGTTGGCGTTATCCCCAAATTGACCATTCCGTCGCCGGCCTTGTTTCATTTTGTGCAAGGTTATCATGAAAACACCGTATATAAGAGCAATGAACAATTGCTGCACGATATTGTCAAAGTTTATCAAGCCGCGATACAGGCATTCTATCATGCCGGCTGCCGGTATTTGCAATTGGATGATACTGCCTGGGGGGCTTTGTGCAGCCCCCGTCACCGCGCCCATTTAACAGAAAGGGGCATAGATCCTGATCAACTGGCCAGGGATTACGTCAGGCTGATCAACGCCAGCATTGCCGGGCGTCCTGCGGATATGGCGATAACGCTGCATATTTGTCGCGGCAATTTTCATTCAAGCTGGTTTGGCGCAGGCGGGTATGAGCCTATTGCCGGGGAGCTGTTTGGCAATGCCAATGTTGACGGTTTTTTCCTGGAATATGATAACGAACGTTCAGGAGATTTTAAGCCTTTACGTTTTATTAAAAAGCAGTTGGTGGTTTTGGGACTGGTAACAACCAAACATGGCGGTCTGGAGAGCAAGGAAATGCTGAAGGCGCGGTTGGCGGAGGCATCTCAATACCTGCACCTTGAACAGCTGTGTCTAAGTCCTCAGTGCGGCTTTGCTTCGACAGAGGAAGGCAATATACTAACCGAAGAGGAGCAATGGGATAAACTGCGTTTGGTCATTGAAACGGCCAATGAAATCTGGACGGACTAG
- a CDS encoding ATP-binding protein translates to MANQQATTLENNELISNELDFMRNLHTISLSVIGQETGNIFNELLATAIDTAEAAKGIFQLFDDQSGLRIVAHKDLTAEFISLSDSIYEKQATLYLRPGEDMIIENVEQSAAFLKSPILAVLLSAGIRAVYCKPLFSRDGKLLGMLSTYYSAPHHPSGQTVRLLNQLSAYAVAVIHYLHTAEAAQQQQQQTRALVGELLKEIEGRKLLSELIGPQDLKQALAGAITSIRNITNCQSIAMRLEDQGDYPYFVWEGFSDEFIVQEQSLCTKDETGNAVLDETGQYLLECMCGNVIRGRVNPELPYFSPGGSFWCNSTSAVVVTAGPKQWHCQTRGRCRQFESVALVPLKLNETIIGLIQLNDKRQNLFSKELISYLEILGERIGAAVSQWWVRKKLETSLAELRKENLARREAQQKASQAYQQINQILERITDGFFALDNDWRYIYINAVAQKYWSFFTTAEMLGQKIWDLFPDAQPYYHQYLKAKQENIAVHFEAKAISSDRWLEVHAYPSPDGLSIYFRDITDQKNIKQQEQEYRTLLEEQIQLLNLDPDYTFIHDEDGKIVFWGKGAQRGYGWLEQEAVQKDFKNLLKTRFPLPFNEITAEVIAKGKWVGELVHTTKDNKQVTVRSCWLLRKQGHGRLKEIIEIDKDITEEKKMREELGRLETMKLVSQIAAGISHEIRNPMTTVRGYLQLLAKKNQYTEEHPVFKLMIEELDRANQIITEFLSLARNKPSALTEGSLNDIILSLTPLLEADAASQSKGFQTSLLPSIPKILVNTNEMRQLILNFVRNGLEATGPNGNVRISTYLEDHWVILSVEDNGCGIPDEILQNLGTPFLSTKPGGTGLGLPTCYNIARRHNALIDITTGPSGTTFYIKFPANPKGR, encoded by the coding sequence ATGGCAAACCAACAGGCAACAACCCTGGAAAACAATGAACTTATTTCCAACGAGTTAGACTTTATGCGAAACTTGCATACAATTAGCTTAAGCGTCATTGGGCAGGAAACGGGAAATATATTTAACGAACTTTTGGCAACAGCGATTGATACCGCCGAAGCCGCTAAAGGCATCTTTCAGTTGTTTGACGACCAGAGCGGCTTGCGGATTGTTGCCCACAAAGATCTTACGGCGGAATTTATCAGCTTATCGGACAGCATTTACGAGAAACAGGCAACCCTCTATCTAAGGCCCGGCGAAGATATGATCATTGAAAATGTTGAACAAAGCGCCGCTTTCCTAAAGTCGCCGATATTAGCCGTCCTGTTGTCAGCCGGCATCAGAGCGGTGTACTGCAAACCGTTGTTTAGCCGTGATGGCAAACTTCTGGGAATGCTGTCAACCTATTATTCCGCTCCGCACCACCCTTCCGGACAGACAGTAAGGTTACTTAATCAACTGAGCGCTTACGCCGTAGCGGTTATTCATTACCTGCACACTGCTGAGGCGGCTCAACAGCAGCAGCAGCAGACCCGCGCCCTTGTAGGTGAATTGCTGAAAGAAATTGAAGGACGCAAACTACTGTCTGAACTGATCGGCCCTCAGGATCTAAAGCAAGCGCTGGCCGGCGCCATCACATCAATTCGTAATATAACCAACTGTCAGTCAATCGCCATGCGGTTAGAAGACCAGGGCGACTATCCTTATTTCGTGTGGGAAGGATTTTCCGATGAATTTATTGTCCAGGAACAAAGTCTGTGTACCAAAGACGAAACCGGCAATGCCGTGTTGGACGAAACAGGTCAGTACCTGTTGGAATGCATGTGCGGCAATGTCATCCGGGGCCGGGTCAACCCTGAGCTGCCATATTTCTCACCCGGCGGGAGCTTTTGGTGTAACAGCACTTCGGCGGTTGTTGTAACCGCCGGTCCAAAACAGTGGCACTGTCAAACACGCGGCCGGTGCCGGCAGTTCGAGTCGGTGGCTCTTGTACCGCTTAAATTAAATGAAACAATTATCGGCTTGATTCAACTCAACGATAAACGCCAAAATTTATTCAGCAAAGAACTGATCAGCTATCTGGAAATACTCGGCGAACGGATTGGCGCTGCAGTCTCCCAATGGTGGGTTCGCAAAAAACTTGAAACCAGCCTCGCTGAGCTGCGCAAAGAAAATCTGGCCAGGCGCGAAGCCCAGCAAAAGGCTTCCCAGGCCTATCAGCAGATCAACCAAATATTAGAACGTATTACTGACGGTTTTTTTGCGCTGGACAATGACTGGCGATACATTTATATTAATGCCGTGGCGCAAAAGTACTGGTCTTTTTTTACGACAGCTGAAATGCTCGGGCAAAAAATCTGGGACTTATTCCCCGACGCCCAGCCTTATTATCATCAATATCTTAAAGCCAAACAGGAAAACATTGCTGTTCATTTTGAAGCCAAAGCCATCAGCTCCGACCGGTGGCTAGAAGTACATGCCTATCCCTCGCCTGATGGCCTTTCTATCTATTTCCGCGATATCACCGACCAAAAAAATATCAAACAGCAAGAGCAGGAATACCGCACCTTGCTGGAAGAACAGATTCAGCTCCTCAATCTTGACCCCGACTACACCTTTATCCACGACGAGGACGGCAAAATCGTATTCTGGGGCAAAGGAGCGCAGCGCGGCTATGGCTGGTTGGAACAGGAAGCTGTTCAGAAAGATTTTAAAAACCTGCTTAAAACCCGCTTCCCGCTCCCCTTTAATGAAATCACTGCCGAAGTTATCGCCAAGGGAAAATGGGTTGGCGAACTCGTTCATACGACCAAAGACAATAAGCAGGTAACCGTAAGGAGCTGCTGGCTCCTCCGCAAGCAGGGCCATGGCCGGCTCAAGGAAATCATTGAAATTGATAAAGATATTACCGAAGAAAAAAAGATGCGTGAGGAACTGGGGCGGCTCGAAACAATGAAACTGGTATCACAGATCGCCGCCGGCATTTCTCACGAAATCCGCAACCCCATGACGACGGTTCGCGGTTATTTGCAACTGCTGGCAAAGAAAAATCAGTATACTGAAGAGCATCCGGTCTTTAAGTTAATGATTGAAGAACTTGACCGCGCCAATCAAATTATTACTGAATTCCTGTCTCTAGCCAGAAACAAACCGTCAGCTTTAACGGAAGGCAGCCTTAACGACATTATTCTCAGCCTTACGCCGCTGCTGGAGGCTGATGCCGCTTCCCAGAGCAAAGGCTTTCAAACCAGCCTGCTGCCCAGTATTCCTAAAATATTGGTAAATACCAATGAAATGAGGCAGTTAATTTTAAATTTTGTACGCAATGGCCTTGAAGCTACTGGGCCTAACGGCAATGTCCGGATATCAACTTATCTTGAGGATCACTGGGTCATATTATCAGTCGAGGATAATGGCTGCGGTATCCCTGACGAAATTCTGCAAAACCTGGGTACGCCGTTTCTCAGTACCAAGCCCGGCGGAACAGGGCTGGGCCTGCCTACCTGTTATAATATCGCCAGACGTCATAACGCTCTTATTGATATCACTACAGGTCCCTCGGGAACGACCTTTTATATTAAGTTTCCGGCTAACCCCAAAGGCCGATAG
- a CDS encoding aldo/keto reductase, whose translation MRLPIIGDDPSQIDEEKAISMIRYAIDNGVNYVDTAYPYHGTGMGNGGASEPFVAKALQDGYRKRVKLATKLPSWLIKTRDDMDMYLNKQLERLETDTIDFYLVHTLSSHTWPLLTKAGISDFLDQAIKDGRIKHAGFSFHDRIGLFKEIVDYYDWSFCQIQYNYLDEEYQAGKEGLLYAADKGLGVAIMEPLRGGKLAANLPPEAVRLFGKAGISRTQAEWALRWVWNHPEVSVVLSGMSTMEQVIENINIAGQAKAHSLTAQELGIIDQVKKIYKEKTKVSCTSCAYCMPCPKGVDIPGCFSVYNDYSMFGETEGLQRYKFLYNFRLGADALASKCVECGKCESHCPQTIAIRQELKKLREVFE comes from the coding sequence ATGCGCCTTCCTATTATCGGCGATGATCCCAGCCAAATTGACGAGGAAAAAGCAATCAGCATGATTCGTTATGCCATTGACAATGGCGTAAATTACGTTGACACGGCTTACCCCTATCATGGTACAGGCATGGGCAACGGCGGCGCCAGCGAACCGTTTGTCGCCAAAGCGCTGCAGGACGGCTACCGCAAACGCGTTAAGCTGGCGACTAAACTGCCCAGCTGGCTGATTAAAACCCGGGACGATATGGACATGTATTTAAATAAGCAACTGGAACGGCTTGAGACGGACACTATTGATTTCTATTTGGTACATACACTGAGTTCACATACCTGGCCGCTTCTGACCAAAGCCGGTATTAGCGATTTTCTGGATCAGGCCATCAAAGACGGCCGAATTAAACACGCCGGCTTTTCCTTCCATGACCGCATTGGGTTATTTAAAGAAATCGTTGATTACTATGACTGGTCCTTCTGCCAGATCCAGTACAACTACCTGGACGAGGAATACCAGGCCGGCAAAGAGGGTCTGCTATATGCCGCAGACAAAGGTCTGGGCGTTGCCATTATGGAGCCGCTGAGAGGCGGCAAATTGGCTGCGAACCTGCCTCCTGAAGCCGTCCGGTTGTTTGGTAAGGCCGGCATTAGCCGGACACAGGCCGAATGGGCTTTGCGCTGGGTCTGGAATCATCCCGAAGTGTCGGTTGTATTGAGCGGCATGAGCACGATGGAGCAGGTAATCGAAAATATCAACATTGCCGGACAGGCAAAAGCCCATTCTTTAACAGCCCAGGAACTGGGCATCATCGACCAGGTAAAAAAAATTTATAAAGAAAAAACAAAGGTCAGCTGTACGTCCTGCGCCTATTGTATGCCCTGTCCCAAAGGGGTCGACATCCCTGGCTGCTTCAGCGTCTATAATGATTACTCTATGTTCGGCGAGACTGAAGGACTGCAGCGCTATAAATTTCTCTATAACTTCCGCCTTGGCGCTGATGCCCTCGCCTCAAAATGCGTTGAATGCGGCAAATGCGAAAGCCATTGTCCGCAAACCATTGCCATCCGTCAGGAACTGAAAAAATTACGTGAAGTTTTTGAATAA
- a CDS encoding winged helix-turn-helix transcriptional regulator, with protein MSVTYKNIEYQCSMELTLNLIGGKWKSLILWYLGEKTMRFSELRRALPQVTQKMLTQQLRELEDHGLVNRFVYTQIPPKVEYSLTEAGKSLMPILATMCEWGQHFASQAESSDKKPV; from the coding sequence ATGAGCGTTACTTATAAAAACATAGAATATCAGTGCTCGATGGAATTAACGCTGAATCTTATCGGCGGGAAATGGAAATCACTGATCTTATGGTATTTAGGTGAAAAAACAATGCGGTTTAGCGAGCTGCGGCGGGCATTGCCGCAAGTTACCCAGAAAATGCTGACACAGCAGCTGCGTGAGCTGGAGGACCATGGGCTGGTGAATCGCTTTGTCTATACGCAGATACCTCCCAAGGTAGAGTATTCATTAACAGAGGCCGGAAAGAGCCTGATGCCTATATTGGCAACCATGTGCGAATGGGGGCAGCATTTTGCCAGCCAGGCGGAGTCGAGCGACAAGAAACCTGTTTAA
- a CDS encoding ferritin-like domain-containing protein, producing the protein MDIFDFALKMELDGEKFYRELADKVQYDDLKAALIGLAEDEQRHYDIILAAKNKTLHHINADLSLTKIQNVFNGNPAFLKDDDIVAKLRHEQMDVYRAALAKEHESVKLYRELQEKAATAEGKSICGKLVQEEEKHVEVLEDIIQMLNHVNDWVESAEFNLKEEKY; encoded by the coding sequence ATGGATATTTTTGATTTCGCATTAAAAATGGAATTAGACGGTGAAAAATTTTATCGTGAACTGGCTGACAAAGTACAGTATGACGATTTAAAAGCTGCACTGATCGGGCTGGCCGAAGACGAGCAGCGCCATTACGACATTATTCTGGCTGCAAAAAATAAAACGCTGCACCATATCAATGCTGACCTTTCTTTAACTAAAATACAGAATGTGTTTAACGGCAATCCGGCGTTTTTGAAGGATGACGATATTGTCGCCAAACTGCGGCATGAGCAAATGGACGTCTACCGGGCGGCATTGGCCAAAGAACATGAAAGCGTTAAGCTTTACAGGGAGCTGCAGGAAAAGGCCGCGACTGCCGAGGGAAAAAGCATCTGCGGGAAGCTGGTGCAGGAAGAAGAAAAGCATGTGGAAGTGCTTGAGGATATCATTCAAATGTTGAATCATGTAAATGACTGGGTTGAGTCGGCTGAATTCAACCTGAAAGAAGAAAAATATTAA
- a CDS encoding TIGR02328 family protein: MRLWHYKLIPYLPRQQLLGQHRECCALRGNGWGRNHATVNYVFRYSPCRLFQYHMLVRNEMLERGYHFDQSWADCQYRGKRCRPYTRRQCERQAAVQAGEKGEPIYPEHNERYLAECITNLQRKGIILDLSLDD; this comes from the coding sequence GTGCGTCTATGGCATTACAAGCTGATTCCTTATCTGCCCAGGCAGCAGCTTTTAGGGCAGCATCGGGAGTGCTGCGCCCTGCGCGGCAACGGCTGGGGCAGAAACCATGCAACAGTCAATTATGTATTCCGGTATAGTCCCTGCAGATTGTTTCAATATCATATGCTGGTGAGAAATGAAATGCTGGAGCGAGGCTACCATTTTGACCAAAGCTGGGCTGACTGCCAGTACCGGGGTAAACGGTGCCGTCCTTATACCCGCCGGCAATGTGAGCGGCAAGCCGCCGTCCAGGCAGGCGAAAAGGGAGAGCCAATATATCCTGAACATAATGAGCGGTATCTGGCGGAATGTATAACCAATTTACAGCGTAAGGGGATTATACTTGATCTGAGTTTAGACGACTGA
- a CDS encoding CDP-glycerol glycerophosphotransferase family protein, translating into MSLKNYKILLTKLLEKTLYFILGWGLIIPLACIIPKKKNLLLFKASGNNVKYLYFYACRQPAGLEFYYLTRNKKLIQQLKTRHLPVLPYPSWRTLFKMFQASAYIIDNHISPLNYYIFYRARKIQLWHGIGVKQIGPSSVREIKSMKEGRGKELAKKLVFNPTYDVFLSTSDFYTREVFSPAIKAGQFWDFGYPRNDLLFTGTTIDEQLLDTDSEKNKIIRDFKQRGHQAVLYAPTFRDTGGDPVSDLAIELPALNDFARSHHLLFVFKFHPTTRVKGLINSLSNCIEYDKGRDIYPVMSCFDLLITDYSSIYLDFLLLNRPVLFFPYDYEKYRSRDRDIEVGYDWITPGPKCYTQQELEEQMIRLLIRRSDGYQQQRREILTMAFTYQDGNASERVLSAIKNLLTEKSSLPELRAQYNDFSIKGR; encoded by the coding sequence ATGTCACTCAAAAACTATAAAATATTACTCACCAAATTACTGGAAAAAACGCTTTACTTTATTTTGGGCTGGGGGCTGATTATTCCCTTAGCCTGCATCATCCCCAAAAAGAAAAATCTCCTGCTGTTCAAAGCCTCCGGCAATAATGTTAAATACCTGTATTTTTATGCCTGCCGCCAGCCAGCCGGATTAGAATTTTATTATCTGACCCGGAATAAAAAACTGATTCAGCAATTGAAGACCCGCCACTTGCCAGTCCTTCCTTACCCCAGCTGGCGCACACTATTCAAAATGTTTCAGGCCAGTGCGTATATCATAGACAATCATATCTCTCCGTTGAACTATTATATCTTTTACCGGGCGCGAAAAATCCAGCTATGGCATGGTATTGGCGTAAAGCAAATTGGTCCGTCCTCAGTTAGGGAAATAAAAAGCATGAAAGAAGGCCGGGGCAAAGAACTGGCGAAAAAACTTGTTTTCAACCCGACCTATGACGTTTTTTTGTCAACATCGGACTTTTACACCAGGGAAGTTTTTTCTCCGGCAATAAAAGCCGGACAATTCTGGGATTTTGGCTATCCCCGCAATGATTTGCTCTTTACCGGAACAACCATCGACGAACAGCTGCTGGATACTGACAGCGAAAAGAACAAAATCATCAGGGATTTTAAACAGCGCGGCCACCAGGCAGTGTTATACGCACCCACTTTCCGTGATACCGGCGGCGATCCGGTCAGCGACCTGGCCATTGAACTCCCGGCTCTGAATGATTTTGCCCGCAGTCATCATCTGCTGTTTGTATTTAAATTTCATCCCACCACCCGGGTCAAAGGTCTGATCAACAGCTTGTCCAATTGTATCGAATACGACAAAGGGCGCGATATCTATCCGGTAATGTCTTGCTTTGACTTGTTAATTACCGATTATTCATCCATTTATCTTGACTTTTTATTACTGAACCGGCCGGTTTTATTCTTCCCTTATGACTATGAAAAATATCGCTCCCGGGACCGGGATATAGAAGTCGGTTATGACTGGATTACACCGGGGCCGAAGTGCTACACCCAGCAGGAACTGGAAGAACAAATGATCCGGCTGCTGATCAGACGGTCTGACGGTTATCAGCAGCAGCGCCGGGAAATTTTGACTATGGCTTTCACTTATCAGGATGGAAACGCATCAGAGCGGGTTTTGTCCGCAATTAAGAACTTATTGACAGAAAAGAGTTCACTGCCGGAACTCAGAGCCCAGTACAACGATTTCAGCATAAAGGGGCGTTAA
- a CDS encoding 5-methyltetrahydropteroyltriglutamate--homocysteine S-methyltransferase translates to MEITFKNAGQRNTAPFRADMVGSFLRPRALKEARRKFERREISAGELRKVEDAEIVKLVEKQQAIGLQAVTDGEFRRSWWHLDFMWGLEGVEKRSIAKGYQFQGEETRAETAGLTGKIRFGDHSMLKDYQFLRTAAGDAVIARQTIPAPAQFLAELQRGGNQAITSAVYDNAEELIADIAAAYRDAIQAFYTAGCRNLQLDDCTWGMLCDKAYWEERQQQGVDAAAIARLYARVNREAIQGRPSDMAITLHVCRGNYHSTWAASGGYEPVAEVLFDIAGVDGFYLEFDTERAGDFAPLRFIKDQQVVLGLVSSKNGELERKEDIIARLAEAAEFVPIDQLCLSPQCGFASTEEGNILTEEQQWAKLRLIKEVAGEVWPAKPV, encoded by the coding sequence TTGGAAATAACATTTAAAAATGCAGGGCAAAGAAATACTGCTCCTTTCCGAGCAGATATGGTAGGCAGTTTTTTACGTCCCCGGGCGTTGAAGGAAGCCCGCCGTAAGTTTGAGCGCCGGGAAATTTCCGCTGGCGAGTTGCGCAAAGTTGAAGACGCCGAAATTGTCAAGCTGGTTGAAAAGCAGCAGGCAATAGGCCTGCAGGCGGTTACCGATGGGGAATTCAGGCGTTCCTGGTGGCATCTTGATTTTATGTGGGGGCTGGAAGGCGTAGAAAAACGCAGCATAGCAAAGGGCTATCAGTTTCAAGGGGAGGAAACCAGGGCTGAAACAGCCGGCCTTACCGGTAAGATCCGGTTTGGCGACCATTCAATGCTGAAAGATTATCAGTTTTTGCGAACAGCCGCCGGTGATGCTGTGATTGCACGACAGACCATTCCGGCTCCGGCCCAGTTTCTCGCTGAGCTTCAGCGGGGCGGGAACCAGGCAATTACCAGTGCCGTTTATGACAATGCAGAAGAGCTGATTGCCGACATTGCCGCCGCTTACCGGGACGCAATTCAGGCTTTTTATACCGCAGGCTGCCGTAATCTTCAACTGGACGATTGCACCTGGGGAATGTTATGCGATAAGGCCTATTGGGAGGAGCGGCAGCAGCAGGGCGTGGATGCCGCCGCAATTGCCAGGCTATATGCCAGGGTTAATCGTGAGGCAATTCAGGGGCGCCCGTCCGATATGGCCATTACCCTGCATGTCTGCCGCGGCAATTATCATTCAACCTGGGCTGCTTCCGGGGGCTATGAGCCGGTTGCTGAGGTGCTATTTGACATTGCCGGCGTTGACGGTTTTTATCTGGAGTTTGACACTGAACGGGCCGGGGATTTTGCGCCATTGCGTTTTATTAAAGATCAGCAGGTTGTGCTGGGACTGGTTAGTTCCAAGAACGGGGAACTTGAGCGTAAAGAAGACATCATTGCCCGGCTGGCCGAGGCAGCGGAATTTGTACCGATTGATCAGTTGTGCTTAAGCCCCCAGTGCGGTTTTGCTTCAACGGAAGAAGGCAATATTCTGACAGAGGAGCAGCAATGGGCCAAACTGCGCCTGATCAAAGAGGTTGCCGGCGAGGTCTGGCCGGCTAAGCCTGTTTGA
- a CDS encoding LysR family transcriptional regulator translates to MTLQQLKYAIEIAACGSMNEAAKRLFISQPSLSNAIKELESELGIVIFDRTNRGISVSPEGAEFLGYARQIMEQTELIENRYHGVKLKPLQFSISTQHYAFAVDAFVKLLKQKDIAEYHFSLRETRTYEIIEDVKTLHSDIGILYINDLNAKVMNKIFSENNLKFTPLFNSNPHVFIGGSHPLSNKNMVTIQELAPFPYITFAQGDNNSLHFAEEMLNVSATVKRIQVSDRATLANLLIGANGYTIGTGIVVNDLNGVQLKAIPVECSQIFTVGWIANKDIKLSKIAHRYIDLLNYVVSANYLDLNHCLL, encoded by the coding sequence ATGACCTTGCAACAACTTAAATATGCAATAGAAATTGCCGCCTGCGGTTCTATGAACGAAGCTGCAAAGCGTCTGTTTATATCTCAGCCCAGTCTGTCCAATGCAATAAAAGAGCTTGAGAGTGAGTTGGGCATTGTTATTTTTGACAGAACAAACAGAGGCATCAGCGTGTCGCCGGAGGGCGCTGAATTTCTGGGCTATGCCCGGCAAATCATGGAACAAACGGAGCTGATTGAAAATCGTTATCACGGAGTGAAGTTAAAGCCGCTGCAATTTTCAATTTCAACGCAGCACTATGCTTTTGCTGTGGATGCTTTTGTTAAGCTGCTTAAGCAAAAGGATATTGCCGAATATCATTTCAGTCTGCGGGAGACCCGGACTTATGAGATTATTGAAGATGTAAAAACATTGCACAGTGATATCGGTATATTGTATATCAATGACCTTAACGCCAAGGTAATGAACAAAATTTTCAGCGAGAATAATCTTAAATTTACACCGCTGTTTAACAGTAATCCGCATGTTTTTATTGGCGGCAGCCATCCACTGTCCAATAAAAATATGGTCACAATTCAGGAGCTTGCTCCGTTCCCCTATATTACCTTTGCACAGGGGGACAATAACTCCCTGCATTTTGCGGAAGAAATGTTGAATGTTTCTGCAACCGTGAAGCGTATTCAGGTAAGTGACCGGGCAACCCTGGCGAACTTGTTGATCGGCGCCAATGGTTATACCATTGGGACCGGTATTGTGGTCAATGATTTGAATGGCGTACAGCTGAAAGCGATACCGGTGGAGTGCAGCCAGATCTTTACGGTTGGCTGGATTGCCAATAAAGATATTAAGTTAAGTAAAATCGCCCACCGTTATATTGATTTGTTAAATTATGTTGTTTCAGCAAATTATCTAGACTTGAATCACTGCTTGCTTTGA
- a CDS encoding AAA family ATPase, with product MKEQYLRGARFLADNIDCPEQYPFSLPAFRALSALDFHPHVTFIVGENGTGKSTLLEAIAIAWGFNPEGGTRNFQFSTCNSHSNLHEYLRLIRGVRKPSDGFFLRAETFYNVSTQIDDLGVACFYGGKSLHQQSHGEAFFAAFMHKFRGNGLYILDEPEAALSPMRQMAILSRIHDLVRAKSQFIIATHSPIIMSYPNAAILEITAQGIALTEYEKTEHYMIMKEFMNNYRKMLRILVE from the coding sequence ATGAAGGAGCAGTACCTGCGCGGGGCCAGGTTTCTGGCTGACAATATTGACTGTCCGGAACAGTATCCGTTTTCTCTGCCGGCATTCAGAGCGTTAAGCGCTTTGGATTTTCATCCCCATGTTACGTTTATTGTAGGTGAAAACGGAACAGGCAAATCCACCCTGCTGGAAGCAATCGCTATTGCCTGGGGCTTTAATCCGGAGGGCGGCACCCGTAATTTTCAATTTTCCACTTGTAATTCCCATTCAAATTTACACGAATATCTTCGCCTGATTCGCGGCGTCCGGAAGCCCAGCGACGGTTTCTTTCTGCGGGCTGAGACTTTCTATAATGTATCCACGCAAATTGATGATCTTGGGGTCGCCTGCTTTTACGGGGGCAAGTCATTGCATCAGCAATCCCATGGTGAAGCCTTTTTCGCAGCTTTTATGCATAAATTCAGGGGAAATGGCCTGTATATTCTGGATGAACCGGAAGCAGCTCTGTCACCAATGCGTCAAATGGCCATTCTGTCAAGAATCCATGATCTGGTGAGAGCCAAATCGCAATTTATCATTGCAACCCATTCGCCCATCATTATGAGTTACCCCAATGCCGCAATTCTGGAAATAACGGCGCAAGGCATTGCATTGACGGAATATGAAAAAACGGAACATTATATGATCATGAAGGAATTTATGAACAATTACCGGAAGATGTTAAGGATACTGGTTGAGTGA